A window from Bacteroidetes Order II. bacterium encodes these proteins:
- a CDS encoding SDR family oxidoreductase: MNTFKDKVVVLTGASSGIGKALALQLADQGAKLVLAARDLTKLQETEALCIKKGVQTHVVSLDVSIREACSALIRETIEAFGQLDVLINNAGVTMWARFDEITEPEALPRLMEVNFWGSVWCTYYALPHLKQSKGRVVGVASLTGKTGVPTRSIYAATKHAMTGFFDSLRIELAGSGVDITMIYPGFVQSEIRGRAIGPDGKAIGDSPVKEREVMTAEACARQILVATAARKRELVMTTRGKLGLWVKLIAPRLVDNIARKAIETGK, from the coding sequence ATGAATACCTTTAAAGACAAAGTAGTGGTCCTCACGGGGGCCTCCTCTGGAATTGGCAAGGCACTCGCATTACAACTAGCCGATCAGGGTGCAAAGCTCGTCTTGGCGGCACGTGATTTGACAAAATTACAAGAAACAGAAGCTCTTTGTATCAAAAAAGGCGTGCAAACACATGTAGTTTCGCTGGATGTGAGCATTCGCGAAGCATGTTCGGCATTAATCCGCGAAACCATCGAAGCGTTTGGGCAATTGGATGTACTTATCAACAATGCCGGGGTTACGATGTGGGCACGCTTCGACGAAATTACAGAACCGGAGGCCTTGCCCCGATTAATGGAGGTAAACTTTTGGGGCAGTGTTTGGTGTACGTATTATGCCTTGCCCCACCTAAAACAATCCAAAGGCAGGGTGGTAGGCGTGGCCAGCCTTACCGGAAAAACAGGTGTTCCCACCCGTAGCATCTATGCCGCCACAAAACATGCCATGACTGGTTTTTTCGACTCGCTCCGCATAGAACTTGCCGGAAGTGGTGTAGATATCACCATGATCTATCCGGGGTTTGTGCAGTCCGAAATTCGGGGAAGGGCGATTGGTCCGGACGGCAAAGCCATTGGCGACAGCCCGGTAAAGGAACGAGAAGTGATGACGGCAGAAGCGTGCGCACGCCAAATTTTGGTTGCAACCGCCGCCCGTAAACGTGAACTGGTGATGACGACCCGTGGAAAACTGGGCCTTTGGGTGAAACTTATTGCTCCACGCTTGGTGGATAACATCGCCCGTAAAGCCATTGAAACAGGCAAATAG
- the radA gene encoding DNA repair protein RadA, protein MAKQKTRFVCQECGYETARWQGNCPGCGNWNTLVEEKPRTEVKASVIRPTLGHHTRPKPLREFELTDEIRLKTGVLEFDRVMGGGIMQSSLTLIAGDPGIGKSTLMTEIGKYLENTRILYVTGEESGRQVKLRAERLGVNGDHFLLFPETNIEEIIAAVQDIEPEIMVVDSIQTVFRPDLTSAPGSVSQVRESAAALMHLTKSLPMATFIVGHVTKAGEIAGPRLLEHMVDTVLYFEGDRHHSYRILRTVKNRFGSTNEIGLFEMRETGLRQVENPSEIFLSERRYGQSGSVVVCSIEGSRPLLVEIQALVSDSNYGVPQRTTTGFDNRRLQMLLAVLEKREGWQLGKQDVFLNVAGGVRLEEPAVDLGVVVAVASSFRDVPADSGTVLIGEVGLGGELRTVSHVERRLNEAAKLGFERAVLPKTNLKGITRPEGLEVIGVERLSEVLDLVI, encoded by the coding sequence ATGGCAAAACAGAAAACCAGATTTGTCTGTCAGGAATGTGGCTATGAGACTGCCCGTTGGCAAGGCAATTGCCCCGGCTGCGGGAACTGGAATACATTGGTGGAAGAAAAACCTCGCACCGAGGTAAAAGCCTCGGTCATTCGTCCTACGCTGGGGCATCATACACGCCCTAAGCCACTTCGGGAGTTTGAACTTACAGACGAGATCCGCCTCAAAACTGGCGTGTTAGAATTTGATCGGGTAATGGGCGGCGGCATTATGCAAAGTTCCCTTACCCTTATTGCCGGCGATCCCGGCATTGGTAAAAGTACGCTCATGACGGAAATAGGGAAATACTTGGAAAATACCCGCATTTTATATGTTACCGGCGAGGAATCCGGACGCCAAGTAAAACTTCGGGCGGAGCGATTAGGGGTGAATGGGGATCATTTTTTATTGTTTCCAGAGACGAATATAGAAGAAATTATTGCGGCAGTACAAGACATCGAGCCTGAAATAATGGTGGTAGATTCCATTCAAACCGTGTTTCGTCCCGATCTCACGAGTGCGCCCGGCTCGGTCTCGCAAGTGAGAGAATCGGCAGCGGCGCTGATGCACCTCACAAAATCGCTGCCAATGGCTACTTTTATCGTTGGCCATGTCACCAAAGCGGGCGAAATTGCCGGACCCCGCCTTTTGGAACATATGGTGGATACTGTCTTGTATTTTGAAGGGGACCGACACCACAGTTACCGCATTTTACGTACCGTTAAAAACCGTTTTGGTTCTACCAACGAGATTGGCCTTTTCGAGATGCGAGAAACGGGGTTACGTCAGGTGGAAAATCCTTCCGAGATTTTTCTCTCCGAACGGCGCTATGGGCAAAGTGGTTCGGTGGTGGTTTGTTCGATAGAAGGATCACGACCGCTTTTGGTAGAAATTCAGGCGCTGGTCTCGGACTCGAATTACGGCGTGCCACAACGCACGACCACTGGTTTCGACAACCGCCGCTTGCAGATGTTGTTGGCCGTTTTGGAAAAACGAGAGGGCTGGCAATTGGGGAAGCAGGATGTGTTTCTAAATGTGGCTGGTGGTGTTCGACTGGAGGAACCAGCTGTGGACTTGGGCGTGGTGGTGGCCGTGGCATCCAGTTTCAGGGATGTACCGGCCGATTCTGGTACTGTTCTGATTGGCGAAGTGGGGCTGGGAGGTGAACTCCGGACGGTGAGCCATGTAGAACGCAGGCTGAACGAGGCCGCTAAATTAGGGTTTGAACGGGCTGTCCTGCCCAAAACCAACCTCAAAGGCATTACCCGTCCCGAAGGGCTCGAGGTTATTGGGGTGGAGCGGCTTTCCGAGGTTTTGGACTTGGTGATCTAA